The following are from one region of the Cyclopterus lumpus isolate fCycLum1 chromosome 21, fCycLum1.pri, whole genome shotgun sequence genome:
- the hnrnpa3 gene encoding heterogeneous nuclear ribonucleoprotein A3 isoform X1, whose amino-acid sequence MEDREAKEPEQLRKLFIGGLSFETTEESLRAHFEQWGTLTDCVVMRDPNSKRSRGFGFVTYAAVEEVDEAMTARPHKVDGRVVEPKRAVSREDSNKPGAHLTVKKIFVGGIKEDTEEYHIREHFEKYGKIECIDIMEERSTGKKRGFCFVSFDDHDTVDKIVAQKFHTINFHNCEVRKALSKQEMSAMSTNRGRSEDSGNFMGRGNNFGGGGNFGRGDYGGGRGGYNDDFDNGQGRNYGGGQGYGGGRGGYGGGGPGYGNQGGGFGGSCDGGYGGNDGGYGGGGNYNDIGNYGGQQSNYGPMKGNNFGGRNSGGGGGGGGGGGPYGSGYSSGGGGGGGGGGGGGYGSRRY is encoded by the exons ATGGAG gaccGTGAAGCTAAAGAGCCCGAGCAGCTCAGAAAGCTGTTTATTGGTGGTCTGAGCTTTGAAACCACCGAGGAGAGTTTACGGGCTCATTTCGAACAATGGGGAACTCTCACCGACTGCGTT GTGATGAGGGACCCCAACAGCAAGCGATCAAGGGGGTTTGGCTTTGTGACATATGCCGCTGTGGAGGAAGTCGACGAAGCCATGACAGCAAGGCCCCATAAAGTGGATGGCCGGGTTGTAGAACCCAAGAGGGCCGTGTCCAGAGAG GACTCTAACAAACCAGGCGCTCATCTGACGGTGAAAAAGATCTTTGTTGGTGGTATcaaggaggacacggaggagtACCACATTCGGGagcattttgagaaatatgGAAAGATTGAATGCATAGACATCATGGAGGAACGCTCCACTGGGAAGAAGAGAGGATTCTGCTTTGTCTCCTTTGACGACCACGACACTGTAGACAAAATTGTcg cCCAGAAATTCCACACAATCAACTTCCACAATTGTGAGGTCAGAAAAGCGCTCTCAAAACAGGAAATGAGTGCTATGTCCACTAACCGGG GCAGGAGTGAAGATTCAGGAAACTTCATGGGGAGAGGAAATAATTTTGGAGGTGGTGGCAACTTCGGTCGAG GTGACTATGGTGGAGGTCGAGGTGGTTATAATGATGATTTTGACAATG GTCAAGGAAGAAATTATGGTGGAGGACAAGGTTATGGGGGGGGCCGAGGGGGCTATGGAGGTGGTGGTCCAGGCTATGGCAACCAGGGTGGTGGATTTGGTGGCAGCTGTGATGGAGGTTACGGAGGCAATGACGGAG GATATGGAGGAGGTGGAAATTACAACGACATTGGAAATTATGGTGGACAGCAGTCCAACTATGGACCCATGAAGGGAAACAACTTTGGTGGCAGAAActcgggtggaggaggaggaggaggaggaggaggaggaccctATGGTA GTGGCTATAGttctggtggtggtggaggaggaggcggcggcggcggcggcggctatGGCTCACGGCGATATTAA
- the hnrnpa3 gene encoding heterogeneous nuclear ribonucleoprotein A3 isoform X2 has product MEDREAKEPEQLRKLFIGGLSFETTEESLRAHFEQWGTLTDCVVMRDPNSKRSRGFGFVTYAAVEEVDEAMTARPHKVDGRVVEPKRAVSREDSNKPGAHLTVKKIFVGGIKEDTEEYHIREHFEKYGKIECIDIMEERSTGKKRGFCFVSFDDHDTVDKIVAQKFHTINFHNCEVRKALSKQEMSAMSTNRGRSEDSGNFMGRGNNFGGGGNFGRGDYGGGRGGYNDDFDNGQGRNYGGGQGYGGGRGGYGGGGPGYGNQGGGFGGSCDGGYGGNDGGYGGGGNYNDIGNYGGQQSNYGPMKGNNFGGRNSGGGGGGGGGGGPYGGYSSGGGGGGGGGGGGGYGSRRY; this is encoded by the exons ATGGAG gaccGTGAAGCTAAAGAGCCCGAGCAGCTCAGAAAGCTGTTTATTGGTGGTCTGAGCTTTGAAACCACCGAGGAGAGTTTACGGGCTCATTTCGAACAATGGGGAACTCTCACCGACTGCGTT GTGATGAGGGACCCCAACAGCAAGCGATCAAGGGGGTTTGGCTTTGTGACATATGCCGCTGTGGAGGAAGTCGACGAAGCCATGACAGCAAGGCCCCATAAAGTGGATGGCCGGGTTGTAGAACCCAAGAGGGCCGTGTCCAGAGAG GACTCTAACAAACCAGGCGCTCATCTGACGGTGAAAAAGATCTTTGTTGGTGGTATcaaggaggacacggaggagtACCACATTCGGGagcattttgagaaatatgGAAAGATTGAATGCATAGACATCATGGAGGAACGCTCCACTGGGAAGAAGAGAGGATTCTGCTTTGTCTCCTTTGACGACCACGACACTGTAGACAAAATTGTcg cCCAGAAATTCCACACAATCAACTTCCACAATTGTGAGGTCAGAAAAGCGCTCTCAAAACAGGAAATGAGTGCTATGTCCACTAACCGGG GCAGGAGTGAAGATTCAGGAAACTTCATGGGGAGAGGAAATAATTTTGGAGGTGGTGGCAACTTCGGTCGAG GTGACTATGGTGGAGGTCGAGGTGGTTATAATGATGATTTTGACAATG GTCAAGGAAGAAATTATGGTGGAGGACAAGGTTATGGGGGGGGCCGAGGGGGCTATGGAGGTGGTGGTCCAGGCTATGGCAACCAGGGTGGTGGATTTGGTGGCAGCTGTGATGGAGGTTACGGAGGCAATGACGGAG GATATGGAGGAGGTGGAAATTACAACGACATTGGAAATTATGGTGGACAGCAGTCCAACTATGGACCCATGAAGGGAAACAACTTTGGTGGCAGAAActcgggtggaggaggaggaggaggaggaggaggaggaccctATG GTGGCTATAGttctggtggtggtggaggaggaggcggcggcggcggcggcggctatGGCTCACGGCGATATTAA
- the nfe2l2a gene encoding nuclear factor erythroid 2-related factor 2a, with protein MDMEVMHSSQQDMDLIDILWKQDIDLGARREVFDYNHRQKEHELRRQRELEEEKRQHQLREQEKALLAQLQLDEETGEYIPRPPPSAPLQSTATPLEVTKNVSFTEENEDAMSFDECLQLLAETFAVEETENTSVCLDTTAVAAPMMSPEQTVLPPASLTPGPPPPPQRMSPDLEQAWMELLSLPELQQCLNLQMEDTLETTTYPLPNSSEVQNPNYTFYPMNHTDGETNTNVCPAQFMNTFDGSVPNMAPPDNPSQMKEKAPQLNANFTAESFCDLFYPSAVLEESSGLEGSESKAKSDISNKPPFTPVDLYSLSSGDAFDRGKPNPTAEMPDSDSGISSNTSPNASSPGKSSHGDESFGFSDSDMEELDHNPGSAESDYSDMFSLNFQPDHLQPAISLFAAMGQPQQRQEKNPRQHKTDPAEESGHDNTPFAKDKQKKRSEKRLSRDEQRAKALKIPFTVDMITNLPVDDFNEMMSKHQLNEAQLALVRDIRRRGKNKVAAQNCRKRKMENIVGLESNLDSLKDDKERLQSEKSQNITNLKEMKKQLNSLYLEVFSMLRDEKGNSYSPSDYSLQQSTDGSVFLVPRIKKTFIKSEDNLLSPL; from the exons ATGGACATGGAGGTGATGCATTCCAGTCAACAG GACATGGACCTGATTGACATATTGTGGAAGCAGGACATCGATCTCGGCGCCAGGCGTGAGGTGTTTGACTACAACCACCGTCAGAAAGAACATGAGCTGCGGAGACAGCGGGAGctagaagaagagaagaggcaGCATCAGCTCCGGGAGCAGGAGAAGGCCCTGTTGGCACAGCTACAGCTCGACGAGGAAACGGGAGAGTACATACCCCGCCCGCCTCCCAGCGCCCCACTGCAGTCGACCGCCACACCTCTAGAGGTTACAAAG AATGTCAGCTTCACAGAAGAGAACGAGGATGCCATGTCATTTGATGAATGTCTGCAGCTACTTGCAGAGACATTTGCTGTAGAGGAAACTGAG AACACCTCTGTTTGCCTGGACACAACTGCTGTTGCAGCACCCATGATGTCCCCTGAGCAGACAGTTCTGCCTCCTGCTTCCCTCACCCCaggtccaccaccaccaccacagaggATGTCCCCAGATTTGGAGCAGGCCTGGATGGAGCTTTTGTCCCTCCCTGAGCTGCAG CAATGCCTGAACCTGCAAATGGAAGACACACTGGAGACCACAACGTATCCTCTTCCAAACAGCTCGGAAGTGCAGAATCCAAACTACACATTTTACCCCATGAATCACACAGACggggaaacaaacacaaatgtttgtCCTGCACAGTTTATGAATACATTCGATGGCTCTGTTCCCAACATGGCCCCACCAGACAATCCCAGCCAGATGAAGGAGAAAGCTCCTCAGTTAAATGCTAACTTCACTGCAGAAAGTTTCTGCGACTTGTTTTACCCCAGCGCCGTTCTGGAAGAGAGCAGTGGCCTTGAAGGAAGTGAAAGTAAAGCCAAGTCTGATATCTCAAACAAGCCTCCCTTCACACCGGTGGACCTTTACAGCCTCTCATCTGGAGATGCATTTGACAGAGGGAAACCGAATCCGACGGCAGAAATGCCAGACTCAGATTCAGGAATCTCTTCAAACACAAGCCCAAATGCGAGTTCCCCTGGGAAGTCTTCGcatggagatgagtcctttggTTTCAGCGATTCGGACATGGAGGAGCTGGACCACAACCCGGGAAGTGCAGAATCTGACTACTCAGACATGTTCTCACTAAATTTCCAACCTGATCATCTTCAACCGGCAATTTCTCTATTCGCGGCGATGGGGCAGCCACAACAGCGGCAGGAAAAGAATCCCAGACAACACAAGACCGATCCGGCCGAGGAGAGCGGTCACGACAACACCCCGTTCGCCAAAGACAAGCAGAAGAAACGCTCGGAAAAGCGTCTCTCCAGAGACGAGCAGAGGGCCAAGGCCCTCAAAATCCCTTTCACCGTCGACATGATTACCAATCTGCCGGTTGACGACTTCAACGAGATGATGTCGAAGCACCAACTGAACGAGGCCCAGCTCGCCCTGGTCAGAGACATACGCCGACGCGGCAAAAACAAGGTGGCGGCCCAGAACTGCCGCAAACGCAAGATGGAGAACATAGTGGGTCTCGAGAGCAACCTGGACTCACTGAAGGATGATAAGGAGCGTCTGCAGAGCGAGAAGAGCCAGAACATCACAAACCTGAAGGAAATGAAGAAGCAACTCAACAGCTTGTACCTGGAGGTCTTCAGCATGCTGAGGGACGAGAAGGGGAACTCCTACTCGCCCTCCGACTACTCCCTCCAGCAGTCGACTGACGGCAGCGTCTTTCTAGTCCCTCGCATCAAAAAGACTTTTATCAAGAGCGAAGACAACCTCCTATCGCCTTTGTAA